Genomic window (Tardiphaga sp. vice304):
GCCTCTGACACGAAAGCGGATCAGCAGACCGTCGATGCTTAAGGTCGTGTGAGAAGTCGGTAACTTTCAAATCCCGCGTAATCGCCGCCCGAAATTATCGTTTGCCGATTCAGGCGGCGTTTATGGACTTTCATCGATGTTCGTTTCGATGCCGGACCATGCCGGGACGCATATCGACGCACCAAGCCACTTCGGAAAGACCGGCATCCCGATCAATGAGTATCCCTTGGAAAAGTGTATCGTACCAGGCATCTGCATCGAATTGCGCCACATCTCTCCGCAAGCCGAGATCGCCCCCTCGGATCTGGAAGCGGCAGTGAAGAAATGCGCCGTCGACGTACCCCGTGGCGGAACGGTCCTGCTCTGCACCGGACCACGAAAGAACCTTTCCCGGAAAAGAATATGCGACGGACAATTCGGGGTGAACGTCGCGGCAACTGAATGGCTAGCAAACAAGGGGGTCGTACATTTTGGCATCGATTCCATGCGACCGGGCCCGATGAACGATGTGAACCTGCTGGTCCACAAGGCATGTCTGGATCTCGACATCACTCACATTGAAAGCCTGTGCAATCTGGTAAAGCTTCTCGGTGAGGGGCCGTTTACTTTTATCGGCCTGCCCATGAAATGGCGGAACGGATCCGCATCCCCTATTTGGGCTGTGGCGATGTTTGATCTAGAAAACAGCATCACGGGATAGGGCTAGACAACGAGCTGATCCAAAGCTCTATATGGGCACCGCGTAATGCTTTTCGCGGAGTGGGGGCGGCGGTCCATCGGGCCAAGTCGAACAATAGTGGTCCGAAAACGCGTGCGGGTTCTCAGCCCGGCACCGATGGCAGAAGCGGGATGCATCCATGAGTTCTGATCTGACAGTCCTTACCGCGACCGAACTTCTGGCAGTATACCGAAGCGGCGAGTTTTCGCCGGTGGAGGTCGTCGCCGAGACCTTGCAGAATGTCGATACGCTTAATCCCGCGCTTAAGGTGTTCGTCCATCTGGACGCAGAAGGCGCCCGCGCATCGGCGCTCGCCTCCGAAATACGCTGGAGCCGGGCCGAGCCGATCGGGCTGCTGGACGGAGTGCCGACGACGCTGAAGGACCTCGCCTTCGTCAAGGTGTGGCCGCGCTATAGCGGTTCGAACACGGCGCCTGCGCAGCCGGCCCCCGATTCGTTTGACGGGCCGCCGGCGGCGCGTTTGCGCGAGAACGGAGCGGTCCTGCTTGGCAAGACCGCCCAGCCCGAATTCGCATGGAAGGGTTTGACCGACAGCCCACGCTTCGGCACTACGCGTAATCCCTGGAACCTGGCGCGAACCCCGGGCGGGAGCAGCGGCGGAGCTGCGGCGGGTGTGGCGGCCTACATGGGACCGCTGGCGCTCGGCACCGATGGCTCGGGATCGGTGCGCATGCCGTCTGCGTTTTGCGGCCTCGCCGGGTTCAAGCCCACCTATGGGCTGATCCCGCAACATCCGCGAGCAAGCCATATGGGCGACATCGTTCATACGGGACCAATCGCTCGCAGCGTCGCCGATGTGGCGTTAATGACCCAGGTGATGTCCGGGGCAGACGCGCGCGACTGGACTGCCGTGCCCCACGCGGCGCGTTGCCATGACAGGCTGCTGCCGGCCCTTAAGGGGTTGCAGATCGCGTTCAGCCCGACGCTGGGCTTTGCGGCCGTCGACGTGGTCATGCGCGAGGCCGTGCGCAAGCTCAGGAATCTTGGCGCGATCATCGATGAAGTCGACCCGGGCTTCGCGGACACGCGCGACATGATCGACATGATCTACCAGGCGGGCGCCGCGCGCACGGCCTACGCGATGTCCGATGACGAGCGCGCCAGGATGGATCCCAACTATCTGGCCTTTGCAAATTCCGGCCTCCGCATCTCCGCAACCGATTATGTGGCGATCGCCAAGATAAAACGGGACGCGCTCTGTGCGCGGATGGTGGAGTTTCACCGGACTTATGACCTGCTGATTACGCGTCAGCTGGGCCTGACCGCTGTTCCGGCCGACGAAAGCTTGTCGCCGCTGAGCTACGCGCACTGGTTCGACTGGGCGCCGTTCTGTTATCCGTTCAACCTCATGCAGCAGCCCGCAGTAACAGTGCCGTGCGGCGTCGCGCCTAATGGCCTGCCGGTCGCCTTGCAGATCGTCGGGCCCAAATATGCGGACCAGCGGGTGCTCAATGCAGCACTGGCCGCCGAGCAGGCGCTGGGATTCCCGCGGCTCAGCAAGGAAGCCGCGTTCCGGAATTGTGCCGACTATCTCAAGGGTACGAGCGAACATGTCCAGCATTGAACCGACCGAGGCTGCGGTGCGACCGAATTCGCTGGAAGCCAGCGACAAGGCGTACGTGGTCCACGGACTCACGAATCTGCGCGACCATCTCGATCGCGGACCCTTGATCATAGAGAGCGGGAAGGGCGTCTGGGTCCGGGATAAAAGCGGTCGCGAGTATTTGGAAGGCATGTCGGGCCTGTGGTGCATCTCGCTCGGCTTCGGCGAAAAACGGCTGATCGAAGCGTGCCGAAGGCAGATGGAGACGCTTGCCTATTATCACCTGACCAACCACCGATCGCATCCGGGCGTTATCGATCTTGCGCAGAAGCTCGTGGAGATCGCACCTGTTCCCATGTCGCATGTGTGGTTCGCAAATTCCGGATCGGAGGCGAACGACTGTGCGGCGCGCCTGTGCTGGTATTACTGGAACGCAAAGGATCAGCCACAGCGGCGCAAGTTCATCGCGCACAGGCGCGCCTACCACGGCAACACGATCGCGTCGGCCAGCCTGTCGGGCGTCGGCTACGTTCACGAACAGTTCGGTCTGCCGCTTCCCGGATTTCTCCATGTCGATTGTCCGGATTTTTACGCTGCCGGCCTGGAAGGGGAAAGCGAGGAGACGTTTTCCCGGCGCCTGCTGACCGCGCTTGAAGCGCTCATCGAGAGCGAGGGCGCGGACACCATAGCCGGCTTCTTCATCGAGCCGATCATGGCCGCGGGCGGCGTCGTGATTCCGCCCTGCGCCTATCTCGATGGCGTGCAGCGTCTGCTTGCGCAGCATGGAATACTGCTCGTTGCCGATGAGGTCGTCACGGCCTTCGGCCGTACCGGTGAAATGTTCGGTACCACGACAATGGACCTGGAGCCGGACATAATCGTATGTGCCAAGGGCATCACCAGCGCATATTTCCCGTTGTCGGCCGTGCTGATCAACGACAGGGTATATCAGGCCATGCTGACACAAAGCGAACGCCTTGCGCTTTTCGGCCTGACGATGACCTATTCCGGCCATCCCGTCGGAGCGGCTGTCGCGCGCGAAGCGATCCGCATCTACGAGGACGATAACATCGTGGAGCGGGCCCGGCTTATGGAGACGGTGCTGCTCGATGGCCTCCGCGAGAGGCTGCGCGCGTCGTCTATTGTGGGACAGATCCGGGGGCGGGGCCTCCTGTCCGGAGTGCAGCTAGTCGCCAGCCGAGCGCCGAAGCGTTTCTTTGACCCGGCATTGCGTGTCGGAGCCCGTGTTGCAGATGCGGCAGAGAATCATGGCCTTTTCGTCCGCGCCATCGGCGACGTCATCGCGATCTGCCCGCCACTGACGATTTCCGAGGTGGAGCTTGGCCAGTTGATCGAGCGACTGGCGCTGGCGATTAGGGATATCGAGGCTACGCTATGAACCACGGCACGGTGCAAGATCGACTTGCCGTTGTACAAATTCTGCGTGACCTCGCACCAACGGGTCGGCTGAGAGCCGGCGTCATCTTCGCGCCAGTCGGCGGGGTCTTTTTCATTGAGGACCCTGACAGGGCCGCACCAAAAGGAGTGACGGTCGACATCTTTCAGGCGCCCGCAGCCGATATCGGCACGGACGTCGATCTGCAGGTGTTTGCGAATTCCGGGGAATGCACCGATGCGCTCGTCGCCGGCAACGTGGATGTGGTGTTAATGCCAGTGGACGAAGAGCGTGCGCGCAAGGTCGATTTCGGTCCCGCTTATTTTCTGCTGCGAAGCACCCTTTTGGTCGCGGGGGGAGCCGGCATCTCCACTCTTTCGGATTATCTCGCGAAGGGACGGCATTTCGCCCGGATTTCCGGTGCCACAGGTCTATGAAATTGCACTACGTAATCCGGATGACCTAAAGGTAGCATTAGAAAAATACTACGCGCCGGCCGCCAAGCTCATTGAATTTGATGCTGACGGTGCACTATCGAAGACTTCCCTCTCGTTCCTGATCACTTTCCGTGCGTCAACTCTTAGAATAATGCGACCGCTTGCTGAAGCATGGCGTGACTTGCCGGCGCACAAGATGTTCTCATTTCGTGCGTGGGTCCATCAAGACAACACCAATCAGCCGAAGATTGTCGTCATTCAACGATCTGGACGCCATGCAGAGTTGTCGGCGCTGTGGATCGGAATGGTGATTGACTCTCTGGCAAGCCATGCCGGCGACCCCGCATTGGGCGTTAGCCAGGTGTCATTCGGCCTGCAATATTGACCCCGTAAGCCGGGGGATCGGCGTCCAAAATTGGCTCTGACGCATGTTTGATGACGGCATCGCAGGTCATGCTGCACCGAGCAATCGTGCTTCGAGAAGGTCAATTTTTGCGCGCCCATACATTTGTCGTTTGACAAGTTTAAGTTTCGTAATCTGTCCTTCGACTTGGCCGTTTGACCAAGGGTGCGTGATTGCAGCGCGCACGGCAGCGATATCCTTGAGGACTCCCGTGGCGAAGGATGAGACGAGGCTTGCTTTTGCGTTCGCGATCCAGGCATCGAGTTTGGCCTCGTCCTTTTTTCGAATCATATCGTGGAACTGGTCGATGAGCGTGCGGGCCTCGACAAGGGACGGCACGCCAGCCTCGATGGCGGCAATGACCAGGGCATCAGCCTTGGTCATGCAATCTCGCTTAATCGTCATAAGACGGGCGATAGTTCTGGCGGAGGGCACCCTTTGCAGCTGTTGTTTGCTGACCGCTTCCGACCGACGTCGACGTGTTGTCCACTCGCCAACCGTACGGAGGGATCCCCGGAACCCTTGCACTTGCAAGCGACGCCAGAGTTCGGCGCCGTTGCGACAGCCACTGCTCCACAGGCCCTCAAGGAACAGATAATACGCGTCGAGCGAACGCTCCCGTGTTTGGAACACGTCGGCTCGCCCACCCCGCAACGTCTGGCGAACGAGATTGCGACTATGACCCAGGCGGCGGACAATCTGCTTGATCGAAACGCCGTCCCTGGCGAGCGCCATGATCGCCGCATTTGTATCCTCGCGCCGCAGATAGCTCTCGTATCGTAGTTTTTCTGCCGAGGTGAGCAACTCTGGGGTAATTGTCGTCGAGCCAATGGCGCTGCGGATTGCGCGCATGGACTTGCGCACCGCGTCGAGGAAGGCCGCGCTGGCGTTCTCCATCAGGTGCCAACGGTCAGCGACCTGTATCGCGTCAGGGAGCGCCTTTGCCGAGGCTTCGCCGTAACCGCCGCCACGGTCGCGCGATACGACACTGATCTCCGGATGATCAGCGAGCCACGCTCGAACTGTGGCGACCTCGCGATCTGGAAGCAGGGTTACAATCCGCCGCCGCTCGAGATCGCAGACGATCGTTCCGTAACGGCGATTGCGTCGAAAGGCCCAATCGTCGACGCCGACGACGGTCAGAGGATGGGTTCGTCGGGCTGCCCGCCGTCGTACAACCCGAAGCAACGTATCGTTGCTGACCGGCATCATCAGCCGCCTGGCAAAGCTCGCTGCTGGTCTGCCGCCGAGTGCCAATCCTAAATGGTGGACGATGCATTCCAGCCGTGCCGTCCGGCGCGACCGGGTGGGGAGAACATTGTCCCCGAACCGTTCAGCGAAAATCCGCCGCCGACAATGAGGTACCTCGCAAACAAACCGCCGCGTGATCACGCGGAGGCGTATTTGCTTGCCGGCACAGGGCAAATCCGAGACTTGCCTGTCGTATCGGCTATGGATTCGTCGCGATCTCGATCCGCACACTGGGCACTCGGCCATTCCGGCTTCGGATCGGACGGCCAAAATAACTGCGTCAGATGAATCACTTACACTCTCAATAACCAGCCCACTCGGCACAAGCGACGAAATTCGAACTCCGGCTCGCATGGCGTTGATTCCCCCGTTGGAGAACCGCAAGCTCGGCAAAAAAATCATCAGATGTGAGTCAGACCCCAAAATTGAC
Coding sequences:
- a CDS encoding cyclase family protein, which encodes MFVSMPDHAGTHIDAPSHFGKTGIPINEYPLEKCIVPGICIELRHISPQAEIAPSDLEAAVKKCAVDVPRGGTVLLCTGPRKNLSRKRICDGQFGVNVAATEWLANKGVVHFGIDSMRPGPMNDVNLLVHKACLDLDITHIESLCNLVKLLGEGPFTFIGLPMKWRNGSASPIWAVAMFDLENSITG
- a CDS encoding amidase; this encodes MSSDLTVLTATELLAVYRSGEFSPVEVVAETLQNVDTLNPALKVFVHLDAEGARASALASEIRWSRAEPIGLLDGVPTTLKDLAFVKVWPRYSGSNTAPAQPAPDSFDGPPAARLRENGAVLLGKTAQPEFAWKGLTDSPRFGTTRNPWNLARTPGGSSGGAAAGVAAYMGPLALGTDGSGSVRMPSAFCGLAGFKPTYGLIPQHPRASHMGDIVHTGPIARSVADVALMTQVMSGADARDWTAVPHAARCHDRLLPALKGLQIAFSPTLGFAAVDVVMREAVRKLRNLGAIIDEVDPGFADTRDMIDMIYQAGAARTAYAMSDDERARMDPNYLAFANSGLRISATDYVAIAKIKRDALCARMVEFHRTYDLLITRQLGLTAVPADESLSPLSYAHWFDWAPFCYPFNLMQQPAVTVPCGVAPNGLPVALQIVGPKYADQRVLNAALAAEQALGFPRLSKEAAFRNCADYLKGTSEHVQH
- a CDS encoding aminotransferase codes for the protein MSSIEPTEAAVRPNSLEASDKAYVVHGLTNLRDHLDRGPLIIESGKGVWVRDKSGREYLEGMSGLWCISLGFGEKRLIEACRRQMETLAYYHLTNHRSHPGVIDLAQKLVEIAPVPMSHVWFANSGSEANDCAARLCWYYWNAKDQPQRRKFIAHRRAYHGNTIASASLSGVGYVHEQFGLPLPGFLHVDCPDFYAAGLEGESEETFSRRLLTALEALIESEGADTIAGFFIEPIMAAGGVVIPPCAYLDGVQRLLAQHGILLVADEVVTAFGRTGEMFGTTTMDLEPDIIVCAKGITSAYFPLSAVLINDRVYQAMLTQSERLALFGLTMTYSGHPVGAAVAREAIRIYEDDNIVERARLMETVLLDGLRERLRASSIVGQIRGRGLLSGVQLVASRAPKRFFDPALRVGARVADAAENHGLFVRAIGDVIAICPPLTISEVELGQLIERLALAIRDIEATL
- a CDS encoding transporter substrate-binding domain-containing protein, whose protein sequence is MNHGTVQDRLAVVQILRDLAPTGRLRAGVIFAPVGGVFFIEDPDRAAPKGVTVDIFQAPAADIGTDVDLQVFANSGECTDALVAGNVDVVLMPVDEERARKVDFGPAYFLLRSTLLVAGGAGISTLSDYLAKGRHFARISGATGL
- a CDS encoding type IV secretion system DNA-binding domain-containing protein, which produces MPQVYEIALRNPDDLKVALEKYYAPAAKLIEFDADGALSKTSLSFLITFRASTLRIMRPLAEAWRDLPAHKMFSFRAWVHQDNTNQPKIVVIQRSGRHAELSALWIGMVIDSLASHAGDPALGVSQVSFGLQY
- a CDS encoding ISL3 family transposase; amino-acid sequence: MRAGVRISSLVPSGLVIESVSDSSDAVILAVRSEAGMAECPVCGSRSRRIHSRYDRQVSDLPCAGKQIRLRVITRRFVCEVPHCRRRIFAERFGDNVLPTRSRRTARLECIVHHLGLALGGRPAASFARRLMMPVSNDTLLRVVRRRAARRTHPLTVVGVDDWAFRRNRRYGTIVCDLERRRIVTLLPDREVATVRAWLADHPEISVVSRDRGGGYGEASAKALPDAIQVADRWHLMENASAAFLDAVRKSMRAIRSAIGSTTITPELLTSAEKLRYESYLRREDTNAAIMALARDGVSIKQIVRRLGHSRNLVRQTLRGGRADVFQTRERSLDAYYLFLEGLWSSGCRNGAELWRRLQVQGFRGSLRTVGEWTTRRRRSEAVSKQQLQRVPSARTIARLMTIKRDCMTKADALVIAAIEAGVPSLVEARTLIDQFHDMIRKKDEAKLDAWIANAKASLVSSFATGVLKDIAAVRAAITHPWSNGQVEGQITKLKLVKRQMYGRAKIDLLEARLLGAA